TCCGGTTCCAAGCGTGATTGTATACGTCGTATCAACGTACGAATTTACTTTAGCGATTGAATATGTAAAGGAAGTAATTTTGCTGTAGGTTGTTATCACTGCCCCGTATTCAATCGGCGAGAACGACATATCGCGATAGTAATAAGCATACTGCAATGTCGGTGCGTACACGCCCCAATGGAAAACTCCTTTCGTCGGTGGATTGGTCGAGAACGCTTCTTCAACACTTTTCCTATCCATCGGTTGAGTGAACATTACCGAGATCGAAAGTCGCGCATACCTGTTATCATACACAACTTCTGCTTTATCTTGTGGATAATAGGATGAAACGAGGTCAGGCGTTTTCGATAAATCGAAATCGCCGACATAAATAACCCCCCCGCCTGTGACGACAACATTGTACCGTTTGTACAAGCGATAATTTGCCGCCTTCACCGTCATGTCATAGTTTCCGATTTGAATACTGTTGAACGCGAACGAGCCATCGTTCGGGTCAATCAGCGCAGAGTCAACAATGTTCACCTGACTAATATAGACTTTCGCGCCACTGTTCTTTTGTACTACACGCCCGACAATATCGCCATGAAACTGGTCATTGACGGTTGGTTTATCTGTAGGATTAACTGTTCTGTACTCAACAATCTTTTCCGTGCAGGAAATAAATATGACTGAAGCCGTGAGCACAACTGCTAATAAATATTTAACGTTCATAAGAATCTCCATACTAAATTTCGATAGTAATGTAACAAACTTTTTTTATAATTGATAATGTAACGAGAGAAGGCTAAATAATGATTGTGTCTCACCGGAGATAAACCAAGGACCTTTAATAATCATTCCTTCACTTATCGTCCCATCAATGGCAAAATCCCAAAATCGAAATCCTAAGCCGAGCGTAATTCTTTGTTGACCTGCGGAAAATCCATTGGGGTCCCCATACCATGGCTGTTCTGTAGTGCTTGTTGTAGTCGAAGTATTGGTTGCAGTCTGTTCAATCCTCGTTGATGTAAATCTGTTAAAATAGCCCATTCTACCAATGAACCAGTCAGTAAATTTCCATTCCATACCAAATGATATTTTTGGTAAGTCTGACATTTTTTCTACCCTTGAAATTGAACTCATTTTATTATTTGTTGAGAGTGACTGAATCTGCATAGTCGCACCACCGACAAGCAATAACCGATTCTTACTATAGTTAAAGCCAATTCCCATTTCCCAAGTTGAATTACTCCACTCTGATGTTTCTACTGGGTTGCTAACTTCGGTCGTCGTAATTTTAGGCTCCCATGTGAAACTGTATAGTCGCCCAATCGGTATCAATGTTAATTTATCATCGAGTTCATAACGCACTCTTATATCAAATCCGTATTCAGTTCCTCCATCCGTTTCAAGTGTCGTAGTCTGATAAAATGAGGAATAGGTTCCTTTCATTGAATTGAAGCCAAATAAAAAAACCGCGTCTGCAACTACGTTGTCACGAACTTCCATATTGCCACCGATTTTCAGGCGGGTTGTTCTACTTGATTGCTCAGTGACTTTTGCGATATCATCAGCACTTCTACTCCAACCTCCAATACTCAATGACGCTCCGAGGTCAAACTTCTCAAAACGATAGGCAAGCGCTAATTCAACAGGATTGAGAGGTCTTCCAAAATCCGAAAGTCCGACCCGGAATGTTTTTCTGTTCATCTCTGAAGTCGGATCAAACCAGGCATTGGAATAATCGGAAGTGTAGAGCGGTGACTCTCTTTTATTAAAAATAATCGCAGTATTAAAATTTTCCGAGAGTGTAATATTCGCTCCCAAATATTGTGTGCTACCACTCCCAGAAGAACCATCGGTAGTGCGGAATCCAACATCACCCCAAATGAAGTCTTTATATTCAATGAACTGTGCCGGATTAATATGCACACGCATTGCATCGTCAAGAAACGGGTTTATTGGTCCGCCACCAAG
This Ignavibacteriota bacterium DNA region includes the following protein-coding sequences:
- a CDS encoding Ig-like domain-containing protein — translated: MNVKYLLAVVLTASVIFISCTEKIVEYRTVNPTDKPTVNDQFHGDIVGRVVQKNSGAKVYISQVNIVDSALIDPNDGSFAFNSIQIGNYDMTVKAANYRLYKRYNVVVTGGGVIYVGDFDLSKTPDLVSSYYPQDKAEVVYDNRYARLSISVMFTQPMDRKSVEEAFSTNPPTKGVFHWGVYAPTLQYAYYYRDMSFSPIEYGAVITTYSKITSFTYSIAKVNSYVDTTYTITLGTGAKDTAGNHLQFPLNFSFSTVQAGYTVYGIQSDPIDGDIDVQPLTYDGITVTFPRRMNKHSTQQAVSITPNDARIFVWPDSNRMKIYLGGVFRADTTYNVLIDSNALDLDGNKLGEQFAFSFRTASVALSNTYPTNAELFVSTGTYIRMNFNTYVLKSSVETAFSISPNVSGTFVWGDGYYNSESKTQLTFKPSTALQANTLYTVTVANTVRDLFGTPMRESYSFSFVTRPN